A window from Mus caroli chromosome 2, CAROLI_EIJ_v1.1, whole genome shotgun sequence encodes these proteins:
- the Chrm5 gene encoding muscarinic acetylcholine receptor M5: protein MEGESYHNETTVNGTPANHQALERHGLWEVITIAAVTAVVSLMTIVGNVLVMISFKVNSQLKTVNNYYLLSLACADLIIGIFSMNLYTTYILMGRWVLGSLACDLWLALDYVASNASVMNLLVISFDRYFSITRPLTYRAKRTPKRAGIMIGLAWLVSFILWAPAILCWQYLVGKRTVPPDECQIQFLSEPTITFGTAIAAFYIPVSVMTILYCRIYRETEKRTKDLADLQGSDSVAEVKKRKPAHRTLLRSFFSCPRPSLAQRERNQASWSSSRRSTSTTGKPTQATDLSADWEKAEQVTNCSSCPSSEDEAKATTDPVFQVVYKNEAKESPGKEFNTQETKETFVSPRTENNDYDTPKYFLSPGAAHRLKSQKCVAYKFRLVVKADGTQETNNGCHKVKIMPCSFPVSKDPSTKGLDPHLSHQMTKRKRMVLVKERKAAQTLSAILLAFIITWTPYNIMVLVSTFCDKCVPVTLWHLGYWLCYVNSTINPICYALCNRTFRKTFKLLLLCRWKKKKVEEKLYWQGNSKLP, encoded by the coding sequence ATGGAAGGGGAGTCTTATCACAATGAAACCACTGTCAACGGCACCCCGGCAAATCACCAGGCTTTGGAACGCCATGGACTGTGGGAAGTCATTACTATTGCAGCTGTGACCGCTGTGGTCAGTCTGATGACCATTGTCGGCAATGTCTTGGTCATGATCTCCTTCAAAGTCAACAGTCAGCTCAAGACAGTTAACAACTATTACCTGCTCAGCTTGGCCTGTGCAGACCTCATCATTGGGATCTTCTCCATGAACCTCTACACGACCTACATCCTCATGGGACGCTGGGTTCTCGGGAGTCTGGCCTGTGACCTTTGGCTTGCACTTGACTATGTAGCCAGCAACGCTTCTGTCATGAACCTTCTGGTGATTAGCTTTGACCGTTACTTTTCCATCACAAGACCACTGACATACCGAGCCAAGCGTACCCCAAAAAGGGCTGGCATCATGATCGGCTTGGCATGGCTGGTCTCCTTCATCCTCTGGGCGCCAGCCATCCTCTGCTGGCAGTACTTGGTCGGGAAGCGGACAGTACCACCTGATGAGTGCCAGATCCAGTTCCTCTCTGAGCCCACCATCACTTTTGGGACCGCCATTGCTGCTTTCTACATCCCTGTCTCCGTCATGACCATACTCTACTGCCGGATCTACCGGGAAACAGAGAAGCGAACCAAGGACCTGGCTGACCTCCAAGGTTCCGATTCTGTGGCAGAAGTCAAGAAGAGAAAACCGGCTCACAGGACCCTGCTCAGATCTTTCTTTAGCTGCCCTAGACCCAGCCTGGCCCAGAGAGAAAGGAACCAGGCCTCCTGGTCATCCTCCCGTAGAAGCACCTCAACAACAGGAAAGCCAACCCAGGCCACTGACCTAAGTGCTGACTGGGAAAAGGCTGAGCAAGTTACCAACTGTAGCAGCTGCCCCTCTTCAGAGGACGAAGCCAAGGCCACCACTGACCCTGTCTTTCAAGTGGTCTACAAGAATGAGGCCAAGGAAAGTCCGGGGAAGGAATTCAATACCCAAGAGACCAAGGAAACGTTTGTGAGCCCTCGGACTGAAAACAATGACTATGACACTCCCAAGTACTTCCTGTCTCCAGGTGCTGCTCACAGACTCAAGAGTCAGAAGTGTGTTGCTTATAAGTTCCGATTGGTGGTAAAAGCTGACGGGACCCAGGAGACGAACAATGGCTGTCATAAGGTGAAAATCATGCCCTGTTCCTTCCCAGTGTCCAAAGACCCTTCAACAAAAGGCCTGGATCCCCACCTCAGCCATCAAATGACCAAACGAAAGAGAATGGTCCTAgttaaagaaaggaaagcagcGCAGACCTTGAGCGCCATTCTCCTGGCCTTCATCATCACGTGGACTCCTTATAACATCATGGTCCTGGTTTCCACCTTCTGTGACAAGTGTGTCCCTGTCACCCTGTGGCACTTGGGTTACTGGCTGTGCTATGTCAATAGCACCATCAACCCCATCTGTTATGCTCTCTGCAACAGAACCTTCAGGAAGACCTTTAAGCTGCTGCTTCTCTGCcggtggaaaaagaaaaaagtagaagagaaattGTATTGGCAAGGCAACAGCAAGCTACCCTGA